The following is a genomic window from Rutidosis leptorrhynchoides isolate AG116_Rl617_1_P2 chromosome 8, CSIRO_AGI_Rlap_v1, whole genome shotgun sequence.
TAACCGAGGCATATTTAAATGAAACCGGGTTTAAAAACTTGTCTGGTGCAGTTTCGGTTTTACAATCATCATTAAATTTGTTACCGGTATCTGAAAAAGTCAAACTGATTGATCGATGTATTGATAGTATAACAGTTATGGTTACTGAAGAAAGTCAAGTTTCGGTTGTTGATTGGTGGGCTGAAGACTTAATTGTTCTTAGAATTGATATTTTTAAACGAGTTCTTCTTGCGCTCGTCTCAAAGGGATTTAAACAATTTGCACTTGGTCCGGTTCTAATGCTTTACGCTCAAAAATGTTTTCGAGGTTTGGTAAGATCCCTTGCTAACATTTGATGTGACGAAATGGGCGGGTCTAGCGGGTTGGAAAATGGATTGAAATATGTTTGGGTCAAAATCAGTCTTTACAAACTTTTAAATATTGTGTCAAAATAGTTGATAAATAGTTAAGTGCGCTATTTTCTTGATATCTATAAATAATTTATGCACTAAAAAAAACTCCATCCGTCCCAATTTTATTGTCTTCAGactaaaaaacacacagtttaataaACGTCATTGTACATTTTGTCAGCTTTACAATTTTAGGTCTTACTTTTAACCTATCTTTTTATCTGACTCACTATTCATTTACTACTAAGAATCTAATGTTCTTGTCTTTTAAACACGCGCAAATGTAATTAGTACCGATTattgtacaatttttttttttttaatctatgaTACAGGAGATCTTTGGTAAGCCACCCAAGAAAAATCTTGACCCAAAAGAAGAACACGAAAAGAGGGTTATTTTAGAAACAATAGTTGGCCTTTTGCCAAGAGAAAAGAATGCAATATCAATAAGCTTTCTTTCAATGCTGCTTCGAGCTGCCAAATATCTAGACACAACGGTTGCGTGCAAGATTGATTTAGAGAAAAGAATGGGTCTGCAACTTGGGCAGGCGGTTTTAGACGATATACTGATCCCATCTTTTTGCTTTGACGGTGATACGTTGTTTGATGTTGATACTGTGCAACAAATGATGATCAATTATGTTGAAAATACTAGTATGGAGTTGAGTGGTATAGACTATGAGAATGAGAATGTTGGTATGCTAATGGAAAGCTTTCTTGCAAAAATAGCTTCAGATCGGAATTTGATGGTTTCAAGATTTATAAATTTTGCTGAATGTGTTCCAGTGGAGGTGCGGGTGACAGAGGATGGAATGTATAGAGCCATTGATATCTACTTGAAGGTATGATGTCCTTTTTTTGTATTAATTGTCATTTTTGAGTGTCTTGTCTTTTATATGATGATACAAAGATATAATTTGTATAAAACGGGTAAACATATAAGTTTTTTATGGCAAAAAAGGTTGATAACCGGCAAACCCGACCGGGCCACAATAGGTTGCCAATACTGTTGAGGGAATAACTGACTCACTTAGCGTTTGTGGCTATGGGGTAGCAGGGTTCGAACCCCTTACCTCTGCTTATTTGTCGCAAGTTACCCCCACTCGTTACCATCTGAGCTACACGCCATTGGCATATGGATTAGGTTTTCCCTGTTCAGGCTACCCTGACAACAAAGTATTTTTACTCATATGTACGCGGCTTGAGTGGCATACTAATACACTAAAATAGCATTGTAATTAAATGATGTAAAATGTTATTGAGCCTCATTTGAAATGTGACTATCTGTGATATAAGAGATACTAATTGAAACTGGTAaaaaaatattaagatgcttcaaaCGGATATAATTTGTGCATAAATATGATCATTAATAAACAGTTAATAACAAGGATGCTTCAGTTTACTCTTTGTTTGTAAAATAAGAGTATCTAGGAGGTTATAAACAGTTGCTTATGTAACTTTGGCTACTTCTAACACGGATTATGTATCAGGCACATCCGGGTTTAAGTGACatggaaaaaaaaaaagtttgcagTTTAATGGACTGTCAAAAGCTATCACGTGAAGCCCGAACACACGCAGCCCAAAACGAGAGGCTTCCAGTTCAAACTGTTGTTCAAGTTCTTTACTATGAGCAACAACGTTTACGTGAAACAATGGATGTAAGTGGCCCGATCGATACCCCTGATCATGTAAGCTCACAAGGTACACCAAAATCACATAACTCACTATCAGATGAAATTTCAAGCTTAAAAAAAGAAAACCAAGAGCTGAAATTTGAACTTATCAAGATGAAAACACGATTAAAAGAAATCGAACGATCAACTGCTAATAAACCAAGTGGACCGGCTGCCGCTGCTGCTGCTGGTGGTGGTAAGCCGCCTTTGCCTGGTAAGCCACCGTTGCCTAAAAGATCGTTGATAAGTTCGGTTACGAAAAAACTTGGGAAAATAACACCATTTCTTCATGCTGATGGATTTTTGCCTTCAAGTACAAGAGGCAGGAATAAACCTGATAAAGATAGAAGGCATTCAGTATCTTGATATGCATATTTTGATGGTTTTCTTAGCAATTTATGCATCATATATGTATTTAATAATCGTGTTATGTATAATCATTTATGTCATGCCGTAAAAACATATTTTTACATgatgtatatataaattaatttggtacatgtatagcatttgaaagattgTTGTTAAAAACTTATGCAATAAACTTGGCTGTTTGATTACTCCATCAAAATTAAATCAGGTAGATTCATGTACATATTTGCATTATTTTTTTTGTCATGATCTTTATTGGTATttgttgggaaaatgaaaatctgatgagtcaaaagcatgCTAGAATCTGGAgaattagagtctgaagttgcagactctgatgtTTACTGAAGACAACGGTTTGAGATTTCTTGATGACTAAGCTaaagaatattctggagatatgtttaaaagtttaagaagatttgttttgattcggttttatctccagaagattgactttagagttatttgcatattagtttagtttttgagtttatctttaccttatttatagctaagttgttttggaaaccaaatctttagatttggtgtttatctgtataaataggggtCGATGGTTTTGCTTTGAACTTGTATCTTTCACACGATCAACATTAtcaattatatatttgattatcgtgttctctcaattcttgcactaataattcttatttattgtttaattgagagtctggtgttcatagttcaattactgtgaactaataactggtatcagagctggtaaggTGTAAATTCTATTACGGTGATCTTTAAAAACGATCCATATTTTTATCAAAATGTCTACCAGTACCATTACTACCCCAGATATGGCTATAATTGAAAAGGctggtggttctagcaagtttcAGGAAGATCTGAAAGCTATTGATAAGATGGATAAAGATTCTACTTGTAATATAGTTTCTGCCTATAAGttacaaaactttgtgaactatcttgataatgaaaaagtaagagtgtttcagtacttgctgcttgactttcaatgttgtttagatgatattgataggttaagaacacaaatttttgatcttaaaaacactatcaaagacaaagatgctgaaattaaaatcttgaaaaaatgtgaagtagaacttgacacatataagatggcatacacagaagaaactaaaagattaaatactgaattaggaagatcaatgaaaaggtcaaaacactatgaaacaatttgtaaatcttggtgtgtatcttccaaaaagaattctaatgctattgccaaacaaattccaaatgatgtcaaagctatactaggtgaaaaactacatattagataataatgtggaagttgatccaagtATATTCAAACCTGATATTCTACCAAacacatttgtaaaatttgatagtgacaaaaagattttaaccaatgcttttgtaagatcattagatcctgttgaaccttctgagactataatacttgaaagtaaaaatccattagagtctgaacttttgaaaccttcagactctagtATTTTAGTCTCTCAAGAtaatagtgtatgttctgacctagagtctgacacccaagagtcaagttgCAATAACAACTCCGAAACATCCTCTTAAactgacacttgtccagatccaaaagtgttaactaaaagaaggtcaaagtcaaaacaagctaagacaattcaaaaactcaaaaaggaaatttctaagctcaatgaaaaaatcaagagtcaagaaaaacctttcagttaaaagaacatcttgttttcctaaggaaattaagaagatatggaaacccaaagtttgtgaaaaaaaagtgtcttaaaatctgttaaggacaagttgatttggattggaaacaaagcttttgtttggagagtgaagagcactccaactgaacccactaaaaagtgggttccccttaaaaataaccattttcttttgtctgtgtcttgtgtaacagggtaacatgtggtatttgaatagtggttgctcaagacacatgactggatgcaaagagcatcttgtagggtttgttgaagaaaagggtccttctgtaaaatatggtgataattcagttgcaaagactattggttatggtactgtaatagctggaagtgtttcatttaaaaaggttgctttagttgaagggttgaagcataatctgctaagtgtaagCCAAATTGTTGATGAAGATTGTGAAatcagaataagaaagaaagctggtattatttatgatcctaaaggaagaccaacacttgtagtctggagatttcaaaatgtgtatatgctggatctggattctgttgatgctggaattgaaacatgtctgtactctcagactgtccctgaacttaattggctttggcacaaaagactttctcatctcaatttcaaaaacattaatgagctttccaaaaagaagcttgtaagaggtctgcctcaacagccttttaagaaagataaaccttgttctgctt
Proteins encoded in this region:
- the LOC139861238 gene encoding BTB/POZ domain-containing protein SR1IP1-like, which translates into the protein MSTTLELATSKKDLTSDAMKRISDWISAQEIPSDVTVCVGSVTFSIHKLPLVSKCGYIKKQLSDSKHSDLSRIEIPEIPGGPEGFELAARFCYGVNIELSTENIAMLRCVAEYLEMTEEYSTENLISVTEAYLNETGFKNLSGAVSVLQSSLNLLPVSEKVKLIDRCIDSITVMVTEESQVSVVDWWAEDLIVLRIDIFKRVLLALVSKGFKQFALGPVLMLYAQKCFRGLEIFGKPPKKNLDPKEEHEKRVILETIVGLLPREKNAISISFLSMLLRAAKYLDTTVACKIDLEKRMGLQLGQAVLDDILIPSFCFDGDTLFDVDTVQQMMINYVENTSMELSGIDYENENVGMLMESFLAKIASDRNLMVSRFINFAECVPVEVRVTEDGMYRAIDIYLKAHPGLSDMEKKKVCSLMDCQKLSREARTHAAQNERLPVQTVVQVLYYEQQRLRETMDVSGPIDTPDHVSSQGTPKSHNSLSDEISSLKKENQELKFELIKMKTRLKEIERSTANKPSGPAAAAAAGGGKPPLPGKPPLPKRSLISSVTKKLGKITPFLHADGFLPSSTRGRNKPDKDRRHSVS